In Haloarcula limicola, the genomic stretch TCCCACGTTCGGGGGTCTACGACGTTGAGCGCGAGTCGGTGACGTGGTACGGCGGCGAGTTCGTCGAAGCCCCCCAGTGTTTCCTGCCCGACGGCGACCGATTCCTCGCGCTCCGCACGCGCGAGGCGTCGAAAGTACCGGTGGTCTACGACGCCGAGTCGGGCGAGTCGCGCGAACTCGACCTCCCCGACGGCGTCGCCGGGCTCGGCCGGGCGGGCGACGACCTGCTGGCCGATGGCCGGATCCTGCTGACCCACACCACGCCGACGCGTCGGCCGAGCCTCCTGGCGTACGACCTCGAAACGGACGAGACCGAGACGTTGCTGGAAGCCGAATACGGTCCCTTCTCGCCGGAAGACTTCGCCGACGCGGAGTACTTCACCGTCGAGTCCGACGGCGTCCCCGAGACGCGGCAGGCCGCCGTGGAACACGACCCCTACGAGACGCTGGAGATCGGCGCGCTGCTGTACGACTCCGGCGAGCGGCCCTCGCCGCTGGTCGTCAACCCGCACGGCGGCCCGCGCGCGATGGACACGAAGTCCTTCGACCTCTACACGCAGTTTCTGGCCCAGCGGGGCTACTCGGTGCTGCAGGTGAACTACCGCGGGTCGACCGGTCGCGGCCGCGCGTTCGTCAGGGCGCTGTACGGCGACTGGGGCGGGGCCGAACAGGGCGACGTGGCGACGGCCGCCGAACGCGTCCTCGACGGCCGCGAGTGGATCGACGACGAGCGGGTCGCCGTCTTCGGCGGCTCCTACGGCGGCTACTCGGCGTACTGGCAACTGGTCCAGTACCCCGACCTCTACGACGCGGGCGTGGCGTGGATCGGGCTCACCGACCTCGTCGAGATGTACGAGACGACGATGCCGCACTTCCGCACCGAGCTCATGGAGAAGAACCTCGGGACGCCCGAGGAGAACCCCGAACTGTACCGCGAGCGCTCGCCCGTCGAGTACGTCGAGAACCTCGCGGCCCCGCTGTTCATGCTCCACGGCGTCAACGACCGCCGCGTCCCCGTCTCGCAGGCCCGACTGTTCCGCGACGCGCTGGAGGAAGCGGGGTACTCGCAGGGAGAAGACGGCGGTTTCGAGTACGAGGAACTCGGCGAGGAGGGCCACGCCTCCTCGGACATCGACCAGAAGAGGCGGCTGTTCCGCCTGCTCGACGACTTCCTCGACCGCCGCATCGGCGTCGGCGTGGCGGCGGCCGACGACTGAGAGAGAGAGGACGACCGACGACCGAGAGCGGACCGGCCGACACGTTTCTTCCGTCCGAGCGCGTAGCGCGGGTATGGACACCTGCTACGCCGCGCTGGACGACCGCGTACTGGTCGGCGACGGGTCGTCGTGGACCGAGCGGCTTCGCGGCCGCGACATCGAGTGCGTCGCCGCCGCCCACGAGGCCCCCGACCGCGCGTTCGTCGGGACGGTCGGTTCGGGCCTCCAGCGGACCACCGACGGCGGCGAGACGTGGCGGAGCGTCGAGCCGCCCTCGACGGAGCGGGCGCTCGGCGGCGGCGACCGCGTGACCAGCGTCACCGTCAGCCCGCACGACCCCGACGTGGTATGGGCGGGCACGGAACCGAGCGCCGTCTACCGCTCGATGGACGGCGGCGAAACGTGGACCGAGCGCGAGGGTCTCACCGACCTCGATTCCGAATCGAATTGGGCGTTCCCGCCCCGCCCGCACACCCACCACGTCCGCTGGATAGCCCTCGCGCCGGACGACCCCGAGCAGTTGTACGTCGCCATCGAGGCCGGCGCGTTCGTCCGGAGCCCCGACGGCGGCGAGACGTGGATAGACCGCCCCGACGGTGGTCGCCGGGACAATCACACGTTAGCGGTCCACCCCGACGCGCCGAGTCGGGTCTACACCGCCGCCGGCGACGGCTACGCGCAGTCCGAGGACCGCGGCGCGACGTGGACCTACCCGCAGGGGGGGCTGGACCACCGATACGTCTGGGGGCTGGCGGTCCATCCCGACGACCCCGACTGCGTCGTCGTCTCGGCCGCCCACGGCCCCCAGTCGGCTCACTCGACCAGCGGCCAGAGCTACGTCTACCGCCGGACCGGCGACGAGTGGGACGTGGCGATGGACGGGCTCCCCGACCCGAACGGGCTGGCTCGCCCGGTGCTCTCGGCCGACAGCGACGGCGACGGGTTCCTCGCGCTGACGAATCGCGGGCTGTTCCGGTCGGGAGACGGCGCGACGTGGGAATCGATCGGGTCGTGGGACGACGACTACGAGCAAGTCCCGCGCGGCCTCGCGGTGGTCTAGCGGGGCGTCTCGGTCTGTTCTCCCCTCCGAAGGTAAATTTATGTTCCCGAGGTGAGAACGTTGTGCTGTGACCCGAATTGGTTCCCTCCCCCGCGGCCTCAGTCCGACGTGGGCGTACGCCCTGTTAGGCGGACTCCCGATAGCCCCGCTGACGCTGTGGGGCTACTGGCAGTCCGGGACCTCCCTGGAACCGGCGGGGCTCTGTCTCGCGGCGCTGATCGCGGGCTATCTCGCGAAACGCCGCGGTATCGACGCGACGCCGGTCGGGTTCCGCGCCGGCGTCGTCGCAGTCGTGCCCGCGACGCTGTGGGCCGCCATCGACCTGCTCCGGTTCGCGCTCGGCCTCTCTCAGCCCGCCTGGTTCACGGGCCTCCAGCTGCTGTTGGTGGTGGCGTTCGTTCCCCTCCTCGCGGTCGTCGCGGGCTTCTTCGGGGGGTTTTCGGCACGGATCGGCGGCTGGTTCGCGGAGCGAGGCGGTCGCCAGGGACCGCCCGCGGCCGGTAGCTGAGGCCGCCCGCTCCCGCGCGAATCGAGAAAGTACTTGGCCCGTGACGCCGAGAACAGGTGTATGTACGACGTCGTCGTCGTCGGGGCCGGCCCCGCCGGGTCGCGGTACGCCCGGCGAGCGGCCCAGCAGGGATTCGACGTGCTCGTCTTCGAGCAGGGCACCGTCGGCGAGCCGCTGGCTTGTTCGGGCCACGTCAGCACCGACATCTGGGAGTACACCGAAGGCGCTCGCGGGGAACTGCTCCAGAACGAGGTCTCCGGCGCGCGGTTCTACACCGACGGCCCGGGCGGCGACGCCCATCCCTTCTACAAGGACGAGGTCATCTCGAACGTCATCGACCGCGTGGGACTGGACCGCCACCTGGCCGATCTCGCTCGCGGGGCCGGCGCGGACGTCCGCGAACAGCACACCGTCGTTGCCGTCGAGGAAGACAGAGACGGGGTCACCGTCGAGGCGAAGGGGCCCGACGGCGTCGAGAGCCACCGCGCGAGGATGGTCGCCGGCTGCGACGGCCCGAAGAGCCGCGTCCGCCGGGAGCTGGAACTGCCGGAGCCAGACGAACTGCTCCACGGGGTGCTGGGTTTCGACGAGACGGCGGATCACGGCGACTTCGTGGACGTCCACCTCACCGTCCCGCGCTTCTTCGCCTGGCGCATCCCGCGGGGCGAGGCCGGCGTCGAATACGGACTGGCGGTGCCGCCGGGCGACGACGCCCGCGCGCGCTTCGAGGCGTTCACCGACGGCTACGGCGCGGACGTGACCCGCCGCTGTTCCGGTCTCATCCCCATCGGCCCGCCGAAGCGCGTGACCGGCCGGCGGTCGTTCCTCGTCGGCGACGCCGCCGCCCAGACGAAACCGTTCACCGGCGGCGGCATCCTCTACGGCATGACCGCCGCCGACCACGCCGCCCGCGAGATCGACCCCGACGACCCGTCTACGCTCGGCGACTACGAGCGGGCGTGGCGCGAGGACCTCCGACGAGAGATTCGCCTCGGCCACGCGGTCAGAGCCGGGTACTCCGTCCCCAAACCGCTGCAGAAAGCCGGCATGAAGGCCTTCGAGGGCGAGATCGGCGTCCACATGGACCGGCCGAGCACGCTGTTCTCGCGCGAGCAGCTGAAGGCGCTGCTGTCGCGGTCCTAACTAAACCGTCGGGAGCCGCGAGAGCCGTCGAGAACGAGTCTAACCGGTCAGTTCGGTGCGGCCCGGCTCAGCATCGGAGCGAGCACGCGCCGGTAACCGAGCATGTAGACGCCGGCGTACAGCAGTATCGCGCCCATCCAGAGCTCCCACGCGCCGAACGTCGACTGACCGGCGAGCAGGTTGGTCAGGCCGGCGCTCTCCGTGAGCGCACCGACGACGGTCAGTAGGCCGGCGACGAACGCCGACGCGACCAGTCCGAGTAGTTCGACGAGCGACTCTGAGAGTAGTGCTGTCATCGCCGCCTGTTTCGTCGAAGCGGATTATAGCTTTTTCGACCGGAAAACGCAAAGCGTTAGTCAAACCGCGGACAGAAGGAGTGTATGGCACAGTATCGAAGCATGGATCATGCGGCACTCGCAAAGCGAGGGTTCCTCCTCGGCGTCGGCTTGTTCGTCCTCGGCATCCTCGGCGAGTTCGTCGCTCCCGCCGTCGTCGGCCCGCTGCCGGGATGGGGCCATATGGTACTGACTGACATGGAAGGAATCGGCATCTTACTCGGCCTCTTCTCGCCGCTCGTCTTCGGGATCATCCTGCCGCTCATCGAGTGA encodes the following:
- a CDS encoding S9 family peptidase translates to MSDSETDDVLDALAGLPTLAHPTASPDGTEVAFYYDGSGRNELHVLDVESGEHERWSDGEVPRNARWFLEWGADGDRVFFHRDEGGDEQNDVYAIDREGAVEPVVELDGQVQIMDVSEDGETLLVGSTRDGQMNLYGHDLSGGETAKLTDYERAVWTGLLSPDGDRLAFTTNEADDFENMDVYVSEADGSDPRNLDVGETGSETGVVEWGPDGDRLLLTDNSEDIPRSGVYDVERESVTWYGGEFVEAPQCFLPDGDRFLALRTREASKVPVVYDAESGESRELDLPDGVAGLGRAGDDLLADGRILLTHTTPTRRPSLLAYDLETDETETLLEAEYGPFSPEDFADAEYFTVESDGVPETRQAAVEHDPYETLEIGALLYDSGERPSPLVVNPHGGPRAMDTKSFDLYTQFLAQRGYSVLQVNYRGSTGRGRAFVRALYGDWGGAEQGDVATAAERVLDGREWIDDERVAVFGGSYGGYSAYWQLVQYPDLYDAGVAWIGLTDLVEMYETTMPHFRTELMEKNLGTPEENPELYRERSPVEYVENLAAPLFMLHGVNDRRVPVSQARLFRDALEEAGYSQGEDGGFEYEELGEEGHASSDIDQKRRLFRLLDDFLDRRIGVGVAAADD
- a CDS encoding WD40/YVTN/BNR-like repeat-containing protein — protein: MDTCYAALDDRVLVGDGSSWTERLRGRDIECVAAAHEAPDRAFVGTVGSGLQRTTDGGETWRSVEPPSTERALGGGDRVTSVTVSPHDPDVVWAGTEPSAVYRSMDGGETWTEREGLTDLDSESNWAFPPRPHTHHVRWIALAPDDPEQLYVAIEAGAFVRSPDGGETWIDRPDGGRRDNHTLAVHPDAPSRVYTAAGDGYAQSEDRGATWTYPQGGLDHRYVWGLAVHPDDPDCVVVSAAHGPQSAHSTSGQSYVYRRTGDEWDVAMDGLPDPNGLARPVLSADSDGDGFLALTNRGLFRSGDGATWESIGSWDDDYEQVPRGLAVV
- a CDS encoding DUF5518 domain-containing protein, which encodes MTRIGSLPRGLSPTWAYALLGGLPIAPLTLWGYWQSGTSLEPAGLCLAALIAGYLAKRRGIDATPVGFRAGVVAVVPATLWAAIDLLRFALGLSQPAWFTGLQLLLVVAFVPLLAVVAGFFGGFSARIGGWFAERGGRQGPPAAGS
- a CDS encoding geranylgeranyl reductase family protein, translated to MYDVVVVGAGPAGSRYARRAAQQGFDVLVFEQGTVGEPLACSGHVSTDIWEYTEGARGELLQNEVSGARFYTDGPGGDAHPFYKDEVISNVIDRVGLDRHLADLARGAGADVREQHTVVAVEEDRDGVTVEAKGPDGVESHRARMVAGCDGPKSRVRRELELPEPDELLHGVLGFDETADHGDFVDVHLTVPRFFAWRIPRGEAGVEYGLAVPPGDDARARFEAFTDGYGADVTRRCSGLIPIGPPKRVTGRRSFLVGDAAAQTKPFTGGGILYGMTAADHAAREIDPDDPSTLGDYERAWREDLRREIRLGHAVRAGYSVPKPLQKAGMKAFEGEIGVHMDRPSTLFSREQLKALLSRS